The following proteins are co-located in the Corynebacterium kalinowskii genome:
- a CDS encoding helix-turn-helix domain-containing protein — MSTGFSHADTEPYVTLQDASKHFAVSDKLLRRMIAQKQIPAYRIGGRCRGPIRLKISEIESAMYPMGAAM; from the coding sequence ATGTCCACTGGCTTTTCTCATGCCGACACTGAGCCGTACGTAACCCTGCAAGATGCGTCGAAACATTTTGCCGTCTCAGATAAATTGCTTCGGCGGATGATTGCCCAAAAGCAAATTCCCGCATACCGAATTGGTGGCCGTTGTCGTGGCCCAATTCGTCTGAAGATCTCAGAAATTGAGTCCGCCATGTACCCGATGGGTGCAGCCATGTAA
- a CDS encoding helix-turn-helix transcriptional regulator — MLTSKQVSGLLNVTEQTLYSWRRDGKGPAHVKLEGQVRYRLSAVQAFINGTDEVISNFGTYFVPLNDGSGEIQFVAGPKVKAIRAELGEHRSALWGDAIDMHGFAEISLGGEDPEEVIKAYRDFEKLRETGWEIYPQHDQYETYTLVKDMFTAEKKESKNEVFSTRN; from the coding sequence ATGTTGACAAGTAAACAGGTATCGGGTCTGCTCAACGTCACGGAGCAGACGCTGTACTCATGGCGCAGAGATGGCAAGGGCCCCGCCCATGTCAAGCTAGAGGGCCAAGTTCGCTACAGGCTCTCAGCGGTACAAGCGTTTATAAATGGCACGGATGAAGTGATTTCCAATTTCGGAACGTACTTTGTCCCGCTCAATGACGGGAGCGGGGAGATCCAGTTCGTGGCGGGTCCGAAGGTCAAGGCCATTCGCGCGGAGCTGGGAGAGCATCGCAGCGCCTTGTGGGGTGATGCGATTGACATGCACGGCTTTGCTGAGATCTCGCTCGGGGGAGAAGATCCCGAAGAAGTCATTAAGGCGTACCGCGATTTTGAAAAGTTGCGCGAAACTGGCTGGGAGATCTACCCACAACATGACCAGTACGAGACCTACACCCTAGTTAAGGACATGTTCACAGCAGAGAAGAAGGAGAGTAAGAATGAAGTATTCAGCACAAGAAATTAG
- a CDS encoding helix-turn-helix transcriptional regulator — MKQYISANVLEEATGIKATTLANWRSRKIGPPFVKIEGAVRYPVDEVEAWIKAQNPERVA, encoded by the coding sequence ATGAAGCAATATATTTCAGCAAACGTGCTGGAAGAAGCGACAGGAATCAAGGCCACCACGCTGGCTAACTGGCGCTCGCGAAAAATTGGCCCGCCGTTCGTCAAGATCGAAGGGGCCGTCCGGTATCCGGTCGATGAAGTAGAAGCCTGGATCAAGGCACAAAACCCTGAGCGGGTGGCGTAG
- a CDS encoding site-specific integrase, translated as MAKKNEVSSFGNIRKLPSGKFQARYVGPDGLRHKAPETFYLIGDAHQWLEDEEYLIRKGHWTPPAERIAAEQEKKDDEAFTVRVLMARWLDEKEREGLAVSTMAKYRDRVDRRITGDGVPGSFADLPVKEVTVSKTRMWWDQITDQWPDSGEMNRKAYQHLRSAFADLVEDELIPANPISVKAGKRKVKPTYEKDLLDVNELVALYGQASDRYKLMTALVFFHGLRIGEAIALKRKHILVTRDEKGEVTSISVKVEDNYQRIDGKMVSMGKTKTPAGMRTVPVFKAFYADIMKHLETFTGPDDDDLVTTTRSGSPVMDTSYRSTVKAMKDKAEIKKRVHPHSGRRFVTTALLEQGVEPSVVGKIIGDRDLTTVLEVYAQVRPGRTQEVMNKLGETITL; from the coding sequence ATGGCGAAAAAGAACGAAGTGAGCAGCTTTGGCAATATCCGCAAACTGCCAAGTGGCAAGTTTCAGGCTCGATACGTTGGACCGGATGGACTGCGCCATAAAGCACCAGAGACTTTTTATCTGATTGGTGATGCCCACCAGTGGCTCGAGGATGAGGAATACCTCATTCGTAAGGGGCACTGGACACCCCCGGCTGAGCGCATAGCAGCAGAGCAGGAGAAAAAAGACGATGAAGCTTTTACCGTTCGCGTCCTCATGGCTCGCTGGCTGGACGAGAAGGAGCGCGAAGGCCTTGCCGTCTCCACGATGGCTAAATATCGCGACCGCGTAGATCGCAGGATTACAGGCGATGGTGTTCCCGGCTCGTTCGCAGATCTCCCCGTGAAGGAGGTGACCGTGTCCAAGACGCGGATGTGGTGGGACCAGATCACGGACCAGTGGCCCGACAGTGGAGAGATGAACCGGAAGGCCTACCAGCATCTAAGAAGCGCATTCGCTGACCTCGTAGAGGACGAATTGATTCCAGCTAACCCAATCAGTGTCAAGGCTGGAAAACGGAAGGTGAAGCCCACCTATGAGAAGGATCTTCTCGACGTGAACGAGCTTGTAGCTCTCTACGGACAGGCTAGTGACCGTTACAAGCTCATGACAGCCTTAGTGTTCTTCCATGGCCTGAGAATAGGTGAAGCCATCGCGCTAAAGCGGAAACACATCCTCGTCACCCGCGACGAGAAGGGAGAAGTCACCAGTATTTCCGTCAAGGTTGAAGACAATTATCAGCGAATTGACGGCAAGATGGTTTCTATGGGCAAGACGAAGACACCAGCAGGAATGCGCACTGTGCCGGTTTTCAAGGCGTTCTATGCCGACATCATGAAGCATCTAGAGACCTTCACCGGACCAGATGATGACGATCTAGTCACCACGACGAGAAGCGGAAGCCCTGTTATGGATACGTCCTACCGATCCACGGTTAAGGCGATGAAGGATAAGGCAGAGATCAAGAAGCGGGTACATCCACACTCTGGCCGTCGATTCGTCACCACGGCACTATTGGAGCAAGGAGTGGAGCCTTCCGTGGTTGGCAAGATCATTGGCGACCGCGACCTAACAACGGTCCTCGAGGTCTACGCTCAAGTTCGCCCTGGACGTACTCAAGAGGTTATGAACAAGCTAGGGGAGACGATCACGCTATGA